The Paenibacillus spongiae nucleotide sequence TTATCATTGAACTGGACGGAGATGCACCTATCTGTCGGTTTTTCATTGACCGGCTCATCGAGGTGTGATAATATTTTCCATATATTACAAACAACGTGGAAGAAGGGTAAGTAGACATACGTGATTGGACTTGCAGAGAGCCGGTGGTTGCTGCGAACCGGTGTCCGCTGTATGATCGAATGGCCTTCGGAGTTGCTTTCCCGAATCGACCGACAAGGTACAGTAGGGAAATGCCGGGCGTCCCGCCGTTATCAAGGGAGCGGTATCGAGATCTGACTATCCGAATCAGGATCAGGATTAGGATCTCCGCACCGTATGGAGAAGACCGGAATGCAGCGGAACAGGCGGCAGAACGGTCATTTAAGGTGGTACCACGACAACTTCGTCCTTATTGGACGGAGTTTTTTTGTTTTATTAAGGGGGTGATGGCCATGGATGATGGTTGGTGGTGGATGAGTGTCTTGTTACAGAAAATCGTTACCATAACAAGGAGGATGTTAGACCATGAAAGAACGAGTATTAACAGGAGATCGGGCTACCGGCAAGCTTCACCTTGGCCATTACGTCGGCAGTTTGCAAAACCGCGTTCATTTGCAAGAGAAATATGAGACGTTCGTGCTTCTGGCGGATGTTCAAGCGTTAACGACACATTTTGAGAAGCCGGATTTGATTCGTGAGCACTTACGCGAGATTGCGCTGGATTATCTATCCGTAGGCATTCATCCGGATCGATCAACGATATTCGTACAGTCCATGATTCCGGAAATCGCAGAATTGACCATACTGTTCTCCATGTTCGTCACCGTTAATGCGCTGCGTCACAACCCAACGGTGAAATCGGAATCGAAGAATGCCGGGCTAGACGAGATGTACTACGGATTTCTGGGCTATCCGGTGAGTCAGGCGGCCGATATTGCATTCTGCAAAGCGACGATCGTTCCGGTCGGAGACGATCAGCTGCCGCATCTGGAGCTGGCGCGCAAAATCGTACGCCGGTTCAACGAATTATATGAACCCGTGCTTGTGGAGCCAAAGCCGCTGATAGGCGATATGCCAAGGCTGGTGGGTACGGATGGGAATGCGAAAATGAGCAAGAGTCTCGGCAATGCCATCGCGCTGGATTCCTCAACGGAGGAGATTGCGAATAAAATCAAACGGGCTACGACGGACCCCGCTCGCGTTCATAAGAACGACCCCGGCCACCCGGATATTTGCCCGATCTATGCGTATCATCGGGCCTTCCGCCCGGATGAATCCCCGGAAATCCGTGAAGGGTGCGAGAAAGGGACCATGGGGTGCTCTGCTTGTAAAGCACGGATTACGTCAGCATTGGAACAGCTTATTGAGCCTATGCGCGAACGCCGGTCTTACTATGCCGCGAGGCCAAAAGCTGTCGACGACATCTTAATGGCTGGAACTCAGCGAGCACGAGGAGTCGCTCAAGAGACGATGAAGGAAGTACGGGAAGCGATGAGTCTGAACTATTTTGATTGAACACGCAGGATGAAGCTTGAGTGGATTGGATTTTTCGTACAGCGATGAACCTGTTGCAACAGGAGAAGAGCAAGAGGGAAGAATCAGCGGCAGACAGGTTGCCGACGGCCATGTGGTCGACCGCCGTCATACAGCGAAACACCGTGCGCTGGGAGCTGCGAGTGCGCGGTGCTAAGACCTACCTCTATGCCAAGAGGCACGTTATCCGGCGGAAGGGGAGCCCAAGCAGGGCTTCCTACTAAAAATACAGCCTAAGGAATGGCCCGTATGAACCAGGGCTTTTCCTTAAGCTGTATTTTTATTACACCATGTTAATAACGGACATCCGCGTATTCAGGCTTAGTGTCGAATTGCTTCTTAGCAAAAGGACAAAGCGGCATTAATTTAATCTCATGCTTGCGCGCATAGTCAATGAAGTGAGTCAAGAGCTGATCAGCCAAGCCTTGTCCGCGGTAATTATCATTTACATAGGTGTGATCGATGATATATAGGGATGGATTGGTAACACTGTAGGTCATCTCTGCAATGAGTTCCCCATTGTCCTGTATAAAGAATTGATGCTTATCCGTATTATGTTCCACTTGATACATGATCGTTCCCTCCTTGGCGATTGACGAGTACTCGTAGTGAAATGGATTTATGTGGATGGTGAGGATAGATACCTGTAGCTTAACGCTCCACTCGGACAAGTATCAATATGAGCAGCAATTTTGTCTGTCGGTGCCCCATCTGTATTAATCCAAGGTCTCTTTTTCAAATCGAACACTTCAGGCATCCCTTTTACGCAAATACCAGAATGAATGCACTTCTCTGAATCGAAGTACACTTCAAAATCCTTGCCTCGATACGCTTTCTTACTCATGGGGAATCACACCTTTCAAAATTGCATTAGATATCCAACTGTCTCATTCACAATGGCATGCTTATAGAGCATTCAAATGCCGTTGTTTATCCATCTTAATTTTTAAATGGGTATACGTCAAATCTAGACCGGCGCGCCTAGCCGGAACAAGCTGATGCGGTGCTGCGAGCGGTCAGATTTAGATGCCGTGGCGGGAATCCGCTCCAAATTTATTATGGTTCATCGGCTGGCGATGGGGACAATACGCTGAACCGCACGTAAGTTCACTGCTCAATGACGTTAACGATACATAATTTGCGGGATATTCACCGTTTGTGATGTACGGGGACACAAGTCCATATTGCGCGCGGCGCTAGAGATAGAACCAGCGTGGCGCGTGGGAAATTCGGATTTTGTTATTCCTCTTACTCTCATAATAGTTAAATATTATAATATGTCATATGACAAAATCATGACAACAATCACTACCCGTACGTGCTATACTCGATCATGCAAAAAAGGAAACGATTAACTTATACAAGGGGCTGCCAGCATGAGTGTAATGCGGAAAGGGACGTCAAGATTTTTTGCTAGCTTCATCGCTCTGATTATTCTATTATCCAGTTTTAACGGATTGGCCTTTGCGGATGCGGGAAGCGGCACTGCTGCAGAGGCGCAGAGCAAGCCGATTATGAGTTTGGATTATTCGGGAAGCAACTCGAAAAGCTTTACGGTCAGCGATGATTCCGGAGCTGCGGTAGACATTGCGCTGGATCAGAATTTGGCTAGTATGCAGGAGATGGTCAATCAGATTAATTCCAGGCTCGCGGGAACTCATATCACGGCGGCCGTTACTTCTCCGAACAGTTTTAAGCTTACGTCCAGCGTGATCGGGAGATATAGCTCTATTACCATCTCGGGACCGAACGCGGCCGACTTTTTTGCCAATACGCAATACCGCGGTACGGCAACGGATGCGGAGAGCGTTGCGGAAACCAAAGCGAGCTTAACGCCATTCTTCGACTCGGACGATAGTATAGGATGGGTAACGGGCAGCATGACGCTTCCGACCGCCGATTCCATCAATGGAACCTCCATTTCGTGGACTTCGAGCAATACGGGGATCATCACGAATACAGGCAGTGTGAATAGACCGGCGGTTAATACGAAAGTAACCCTGACAGCCGAGATTACCAAGGGCCTGGCTTTGGCGACCCAGACATTTGAAGTCACCGTCATCGGAACGACGCCTCAAGTGGTCTTAACGGATGCCGAAAGCGTAGCGAATACGAAAGCGGAAATAACCCCGATCTACGCAACAGATGAATCGCAAGGCTATGTAAAAAGGAATCTATTGCTGCGTTTGTTTGATGAAGTGAACGGCACCTCCATTTCGTGGTCTTCCAGCCATACAAGTATCGTTACGAATAGCGGGGCGGTGGCCAGACCACTGTCTACGGTTACGGTCACCTTGACGGCAACGATTACGAAAGGCAGTGTGACCGACACGGTTTCGTTCGATGTTTCGGTGATCGGGACCGTTTCCGAATTGCTCCTCAACGAAAAAGCCGGACTTCATCCCGTCTATGCGAGCGGAGACTGGGAATCCTCCGTGACCCGGAACCTGCAGCTGCCTTCCATCTCTAACGGTATCGCGATAAACTGGAATTCTTCCGACGCCGCGTACCTTGCGAATGACGGTACGGTGACGCGTCCGAATTTCTCGGATGGCCCGGCCAATGTGGATTTGACGGCTACGCTTACCTTGAGCGGCGTCTCGGAAACGAAGACGTTCCATATTACCGTTGTCCCGAAGGACGAGACGGATCTTGAGGCGGTTACCTACGATAAAGACCATCTTGCCGTAGGGTACGCGGCAGGCGACTCGGCCAGCCGCGTGATGGGCAGCCTTACTTTGCCAGTTAGCGGAGCGCACGGTTCGGTCATTGCCTGGTCTTCAAGCAACACTGCCGTCATTTCCAATACCGGAGTCGTCAACCGGCCTTCCGCCGCGGATGCGAATGTCATGTTGACCGCTGCGGTTACCAAGGGCGGGGAAGAGGCTGCCGCCACATTCATGCTGACGGTAAAACGTGTAGAGCCGGTTAATATTCCAGGCGGCTTCATAGCACCGCCAACCCCTCCGGCGCCGCCCGCATTTGCAATGACCAGCGCGACCCAATCGTTGATCGAATCGTCAGGCAGCGGCGTTATCGTGGCTGCGGTTGAAACCTCCACGAACAGAGCGGGGGCTGCCGTAACGAAAGTTAATGAAGCGGAGCTTCTGAAACAAGTAAGCCACACAGAGGCTAGAGTCGTCGTTGTTCCTGTGGAAAGTTCGAACGGTAAAGCCGTTGTTTCGTTGACGCCGGGACTGCTTGCAGCGTTGAAACAGAAGGACGAACGATCGAAAGTCGTATTCCAAATGAACGGCGTTACCTATGAACTCCCTGCTGCTTTGGCGGACACCTCGGCAGTAGCGAAAGCGCTTGGTCTTTCCGATTCGGAAGCCAAGGATGCCGAGATCCACGTATCCATTGAAGCCTTGCCTGCAAGCGCCGTGCAAGATCAGGTCGCGGAGGCCGGCGGCACCCTTGCTGCTTCTGCCGCAAGCTTCTCGATCGCCATCGTTACACCGGGCAAGACCTATGATTTCAACGATTTCCGCGGCCATTACATCAACCGTTCATTTGAATTGAATCATTCCGTGGATTCGGCAAATGCCGCAGGCGTCGTCATTCATTCAGACGGTTCCGTGTCGCCTGTGCCTGCGATCTTTACGGCTGCAGCCGGCAAGCCGGTAGCCATAATCAAAGCCGATCACAATTCCGTGTATACGGTGATTGAGCATACGAGCAGCCTTTCTGACATTGGCACCTCATGGGCTAAAGACAAAATCAAGATCCTGGCGAACAAAAAAATCATCCATGGATACGAGGGCGGCACATTCAAGCCCAGCGGCGTTGTGACGCGTGCGGAGTTCGCGGCGATCCTGGCGAAAGGGCTTGGACTGAGCGACGATGCGAGCGCAATAACGTTCTCGGATGTTACTATGGAGGCGTGGTATGCCGGCGCCGTAGGCGCAATGTCCTCCCGCGGCTTCATTAACGGTTATGCGGACGGGAGCTTCAAAGCCGATCAAACAATCACCCGTCAAGAAGAGGCCATCATTCTCGGCCGCGTGCTTGCTTATCTGAACGTAGAGACGGATGCGAGCCTGTCCATTCTTGATTCATTCCATGACCGCGCTTCGATTGCCAAGTCTGCCGAGTCTCATATTGCGGCGCTTGTCGGCCTAAAGATTATGAACGGCAGCGACCAAGGAAACTTAAATCCGCAAGGCTATGCTACTCGCGCAGAAACGGCGGCATTGATCTATAAGCTTCTAAGCTTAGTGAAGTTCCTCAATTAATAAGACAGCTGCGTTCATGATACGAGCACCAAAGAGCCAGGGTACCTTGTTGCAGGTATCCCGGCTCTTTTCTGTGCGTATGGATCTGATCGGGATCTGAAATAGGGCTAGTACTGAAGCGTCTCGAGAACAAATCTTTCCGAGCTCATGGACGAATATAACAAGTGAAGCGGCCGCGGCGCAGGTTTCGTTAAGCAAGTAAAGGGGGAAACTTATATAAATAAGTTATGCTAAGATAAGGTAAGGTAAGATAATGATCTCCCTCATGCACGCACGACAATTTATAGCGAAGGATTGATAGGTAACATGGCAGCGAATGAAACGGAAACGTTGAAGAATATTTTGAGAGACATGGTATCGATGGAGCTTCGAGTGAAGACATCGGAAGTGAAAAGCACGATCGAGCTGATGGACGGATACGGGCTGAAGTATAAGAACTCCTGGGATTCCGTGGAGCTGGAAGGCTATACGGTGATCGATTTCTGGAGGAAGGATCTGATTAAATCCTCCGCTCCAACAGAATGACGTTGGTGATACTGGGCTGCAGCAGGTTACGTACAAGTAACCTGCTGCAGTTTTTTACGTTCAAAAGAATTGATAAAGTACCTTGCATTCATAAGTACTTTAACTTATGATTGTTATGTACTTAAGAATGTTAGGTAATATTGAGGCGGAGGAACAGCGATTGAATACGGAAATGCTGAAGGGGACCGTCGATCTCTTGATTCTTTCGATTATTCAAGAGAGCGATAATTATGGATACGAGATCTCAAAGGCAATTAAGGATCGGACATCCGGGGCCTTTGAACTGCAGGAAGCGACGTTGTATTTGTCGTTGAAGCGACTGGAGAAGCAGCACGCGGTGGCCTCTTACTGGGGCGATCAGACTCACGGAGGAAGACGGAAATATTATTCGATTACCGATGAGGGGCGACTGCTTTTGAATAAATACATTCAAGATTGGCAGCATACCTCCCGAATTGTAAACCGATTTATCTAGGGGGACTGAGGAGATGCATTTGTTTCGGAAAGCATTCAGTTTAGGCGATATCAAGTATTCGTGGATGTTGATCCTGTCCATTCTAATATGCGGCGCGTTCTTTTACGCAGACCGTATGGATCAACCCGATGACCGGCTTTGGTTGTCCGTTGGGTATGGTGCCTCGTTCGGGCTGGCTATTCTATGGAGCGTCATGAATTATATCGGCCATATTCGAATCAATGCGATGTACCGGAAGCAGAACGATATCGGGGCTTACGTCGAACAGCTGGCTATGAGCGATGAAGACAAGCTGGAGCTGCGCAATTATTTAGAGGATTATACGGAGGATTTAATGACCCGGGGAAAATCCAGGGAACAGGCAACCGCGGAGGCCATATCGCAATTCAAGGTCAAGGAGCTGTTATCTCTATCGAAGAACACCTCGCTGTTCCAGCTGCATGCGCATTGTTATTTATTCGGCTGGGCCGCGGTTGCTTGCGCAGCACTTGTCCTGCTTGTCGTTTTGGATGGGGCATTAGGGTCAAACGCGGTATTGGTATTGATTCTTGAAACGATATTTATCGTGTATGGCGCTTCCCTTTTCCTCTTGTTTCTCGTCTATAAATTGTTAGATGCTTGGATCCATCAGAAGATGTACGGCAATTTATCTTAATACTCCGAAAGTACAGAGGTGTAGCATGGAGAACTGGATTACAGAAATGATGAATCAATTTGGCTATATCGGTGTCTTCCTGCTCATTACGATTGAGAATGTGTTTCCGCCGATTCCATCCGAGGTCATCCTAACATTCGGCGGTTTCATGACGACCAATTCGTCCGAGCTCAGCATCATGGGAATGGTGGTATCCTCCACAGTCGGATCCTTAGTCGGGGCAATCGTCCTGTATTACATCGGCTATTTGATTGATCGGAGCAGAATGGAGCGTATCATTGTCAGATGGGGCAGGATTCTAAGACTGACCACTGCCGACGTGCATAAGGCTTACAACTGGTTCTCCAAATACGGAGTGTGGACCGTGCTTCTCTGCCGGCTTGTCCCACTGCTCCGCAGTCTGATTTCCATTCCGGCAGGGAGCACCCGCATGAACCTGGGATTGTTTATTCTCCTGACCACCGTAGGGTCATTGATCTGGAATACGACGCTCATTAGTATCGGCGCTGCCGTCGGCTCTTCATGGGAAACCATCGTGGCCTACATGAACATCTATTCCAATGTCGTCTACGTCCTTATTGCCCTCGGTTGTATAGCGGTCGTAGCACTTATACTTCGCCGGAAGCGGAAGACTACGTAAACAATATATGACATCGCTGTTGTGTAACCCTCCCAAGCCGATCCGGTCCAAGGGAGGGTTTGTTCATTCCCCGCGCCGGCGGGCATACTGCTTTTTTTGTTGATGGGATGGAAACATATTCCGCCTAGGAGTCGTATATAACGGTAACCAAACAAGAGATTGGGGAGAGTCCTATGTTTACGGAACCGTCCTTCGGTGGCTTCGGCATCCTGTTTTCGATTGTTCCTGTTTTTATCGTCATCGTGTTCGCGATCGTCATTATCGGCATCGTCACGAACGGGGCGCGGTATTTCAAAAATGCGAGGTCGCCTCGCGAATCCGTATTTGCCCGGGTCGTCGCCAAGCGGATGGAGGTTCGCAACCATACGAGCCATCACAGCAACGGCAGCGGCGGGATGAACCCGGTCAACTCTTCCCGGACGTATTACTACATCACGTTGGAGTTCGATAACGGAGCGCGGAAAGAGTACCTCGATGTGAAAAATTTATTCGGCCTTGTCGTTGAAGGTGACGAAGGATATGCCGCCGTTCAAGGTGACTGGATCGTCGCGTTCGAACGGGGAGCGGTATACTGAAGAGAAACCATAGTTTCACTAGCAAGATCACTGCAGAACAGCTTCGTGCAACCAAACTCATATAGAAGGGTATGAGGCGTGTGAATGAGCATAGCAAACGATTATTGTCATTGGCTCATGACTATTCTCGCGAATTGTCTCAACATGAGGTAATCGGCGAGTTCTGGGATCGGATCTCTCTCGTTCTCAAAGGCAGCGTGTCGCGGGGGAACAGCGACCGTTATTCGGATATTGATTTTGTGTTCTTTTGTAGCGGGCAGGATCTTAAGCGCATTCAACAAACCTATCGTCAGCTTGGTTTAACCGACCGTACCGATGGCGTCTTTATCCCGATCGGGGACTGGGCCGGACACTACCATTTTGAATCCTATGACATCTTACAAGGCTACTTTGACCGTTATGATTTTCCTCAGGTGTGGGAGTTTCAGCATGCGATCCCGATTCATGACCCCGGACATCGATTCAGCCAATTGCTGGAGCAGGCCTCCGGTGAATTTTTAAGGGATCCAATTCCTTATGTGAAGGATCAGTATTTAGACCTGCAGCTTACACTGGACTGGATGAGGCATCCGTTAAAAAGGGGAGACAGCATATCCGCTCATTTGCACGGTGCAAAGATCGTTCAAGGAGTTTGCCGGATGGCATATCTGCTGGACGGCAAGAGCTATCCGCATGATAAGTGGGTATCGGCCTATCTTCCCGCTACAAGGTTCGGAGCAAGGTATGGCGCGGAAATTCTGGCTTATTTGAATGC carries:
- the trpS gene encoding tryptophan--tRNA ligase, yielding MKERVLTGDRATGKLHLGHYVGSLQNRVHLQEKYETFVLLADVQALTTHFEKPDLIREHLREIALDYLSVGIHPDRSTIFVQSMIPEIAELTILFSMFVTVNALRHNPTVKSESKNAGLDEMYYGFLGYPVSQAADIAFCKATIVPVGDDQLPHLELARKIVRRFNELYEPVLVEPKPLIGDMPRLVGTDGNAKMSKSLGNAIALDSSTEEIANKIKRATTDPARVHKNDPGHPDICPIYAYHRAFRPDESPEIREGCEKGTMGCSACKARITSALEQLIEPMRERRSYYAARPKAVDDILMAGTQRARGVAQETMKEVREAMSLNYFD
- a CDS encoding GNAT family N-acetyltransferase, whose amino-acid sequence is MYQVEHNTDKHQFFIQDNGELIAEMTYSVTNPSLYIIDHTYVNDNYRGQGLADQLLTHFIDYARKHEIKLMPLCPFAKKQFDTKPEYADVRY
- a CDS encoding (4Fe-4S)-binding protein, which encodes MSKKAYRGKDFEVYFDSEKCIHSGICVKGMPEVFDLKKRPWINTDGAPTDKIAAHIDTCPSGALSYRYLSSPST
- a CDS encoding S-layer homology domain-containing protein: MSVMRKGTSRFFASFIALIILLSSFNGLAFADAGSGTAAEAQSKPIMSLDYSGSNSKSFTVSDDSGAAVDIALDQNLASMQEMVNQINSRLAGTHITAAVTSPNSFKLTSSVIGRYSSITISGPNAADFFANTQYRGTATDAESVAETKASLTPFFDSDDSIGWVTGSMTLPTADSINGTSISWTSSNTGIITNTGSVNRPAVNTKVTLTAEITKGLALATQTFEVTVIGTTPQVVLTDAESVANTKAEITPIYATDESQGYVKRNLLLRLFDEVNGTSISWSSSHTSIVTNSGAVARPLSTVTVTLTATITKGSVTDTVSFDVSVIGTVSELLLNEKAGLHPVYASGDWESSVTRNLQLPSISNGIAINWNSSDAAYLANDGTVTRPNFSDGPANVDLTATLTLSGVSETKTFHITVVPKDETDLEAVTYDKDHLAVGYAAGDSASRVMGSLTLPVSGAHGSVIAWSSSNTAVISNTGVVNRPSAADANVMLTAAVTKGGEEAAATFMLTVKRVEPVNIPGGFIAPPTPPAPPAFAMTSATQSLIESSGSGVIVAAVETSTNRAGAAVTKVNEAELLKQVSHTEARVVVVPVESSNGKAVVSLTPGLLAALKQKDERSKVVFQMNGVTYELPAALADTSAVAKALGLSDSEAKDAEIHVSIEALPASAVQDQVAEAGGTLAASAASFSIAIVTPGKTYDFNDFRGHYINRSFELNHSVDSANAAGVVIHSDGSVSPVPAIFTAAAGKPVAIIKADHNSVYTVIEHTSSLSDIGTSWAKDKIKILANKKIIHGYEGGTFKPSGVVTRAEFAAILAKGLGLSDDASAITFSDVTMEAWYAGAVGAMSSRGFINGYADGSFKADQTITRQEEAIILGRVLAYLNVETDASLSILDSFHDRASIAKSAESHIAALVGLKIMNGSDQGNLNPQGYATRAETAALIYKLLSLVKFLN
- a CDS encoding PadR family transcriptional regulator, coding for MNTEMLKGTVDLLILSIIQESDNYGYEISKAIKDRTSGAFELQEATLYLSLKRLEKQHAVASYWGDQTHGGRRKYYSITDEGRLLLNKYIQDWQHTSRIVNRFI
- a CDS encoding permease prefix domain 1-containing protein, whose product is MHLFRKAFSLGDIKYSWMLILSILICGAFFYADRMDQPDDRLWLSVGYGASFGLAILWSVMNYIGHIRINAMYRKQNDIGAYVEQLAMSDEDKLELRNYLEDYTEDLMTRGKSREQATAEAISQFKVKELLSLSKNTSLFQLHAHCYLFGWAAVACAALVLLVVLDGALGSNAVLVLILETIFIVYGASLFLLFLVYKLLDAWIHQKMYGNLS
- a CDS encoding DedA family protein — translated: MENWITEMMNQFGYIGVFLLITIENVFPPIPSEVILTFGGFMTTNSSELSIMGMVVSSTVGSLVGAIVLYYIGYLIDRSRMERIIVRWGRILRLTTADVHKAYNWFSKYGVWTVLLCRLVPLLRSLISIPAGSTRMNLGLFILLTTVGSLIWNTTLISIGAAVGSSWETIVAYMNIYSNVVYVLIALGCIAVVALILRRKRKTT
- a CDS encoding DUF2500 domain-containing protein, whose amino-acid sequence is MFTEPSFGGFGILFSIVPVFIVIVFAIVIIGIVTNGARYFKNARSPRESVFARVVAKRMEVRNHTSHHSNGSGGMNPVNSSRTYYYITLEFDNGARKEYLDVKNLFGLVVEGDEGYAAVQGDWIVAFERGAVY